One segment of Gemmatimonadota bacterium DNA contains the following:
- a CDS encoding RidA family protein — MPNAHKQVLQPDGWVAPRGYVNGVAATGRMIFVAGQVGWNAAGQFASEDFVDQVRQALENVKAVLAEGGAAPEHITRMTWYLTDKREYSARTREVGEAYRQVLGREYQIAMSAVEVSGLIEDGAKVEIEVTAVVPA, encoded by the coding sequence ATGCCTAACGCGCACAAGCAGGTTCTGCAGCCCGATGGTTGGGTTGCGCCACGCGGCTACGTCAACGGCGTGGCGGCCACGGGGCGGATGATTTTTGTCGCGGGTCAGGTCGGCTGGAATGCCGCCGGCCAGTTTGCCAGCGAGGATTTTGTGGATCAGGTGCGCCAAGCCCTGGAGAACGTCAAAGCCGTGCTGGCGGAAGGGGGAGCCGCTCCCGAGCATATCACGCGTATGACGTGGTATCTGACGGATAAGCGGGAGTACTCGGCACGCACCCGCGAGGTTGGAGAGGCCTATCGCCAAGTACTGGGACGCGAGTATCAGATTGCCATGTCGGCGGTCGAGGTCAGCGGGCTCATCGAGGACGGCGCCAAAGTGGAGATCGAGGTCACGGCCGTGGTGCCCGCGTAG
- a CDS encoding putative metal-dependent hydrolase — protein MTTDLRFPIGKFARPAALTAEERTAAIARIAAHPAALRAAVQGLDDAQLNTPYRPDGWTVRQLVHHMADSHINAYARTRMALTEATPTIKPYDEEPWAELWDARSLPVEVSLGLVDGLHERWVALLRHLEPAAFARTMVHPANGPMTIDVQLALYAWQGSTPQDRYCMM, from the coding sequence ATGACCACAGACCTTCGGTTTCCCATCGGAAAGTTCGCCCGCCCCGCAGCCCTCACCGCCGAGGAGCGGACGGCCGCCATCGCGCGTATTGCGGCCCATCCGGCGGCGCTCCGCGCCGCCGTACAGGGGCTCGATGACGCACAACTCAACACCCCGTACCGCCCTGATGGTTGGACGGTGCGGCAGCTCGTTCACCATATGGCCGACTCGCACATCAACGCGTATGCGCGAACGCGCATGGCGCTGACGGAAGCGACACCCACGATCAAGCCCTACGACGAGGAGCCCTGGGCGGAACTGTGGGATGCCCGTTCGCTTCCGGTTGAAGTGTCGCTTGGCCTCGTGGATGGCTTGCACGAGCGTTGGGTGGCCCTGCTGCGACACCTCGAACCGGCGGCCTTTGCGCGGACGATGGTACATCCGGCGAACGGCCCTATGACGATTGATGTGCAGCTCGCGCTGTACGCGTGGCAAGGTTCTACCCCCCAAGATCGGTACTGTATGATGTAA